A section of the Malania oleifera isolate guangnan ecotype guangnan chromosome 2, ASM2987363v1, whole genome shotgun sequence genome encodes:
- the LOC131149489 gene encoding uncharacterized protein LOC131149489 isoform X1: MFRRKPECRGWRWLSINPIAARSFSFSLSEVLSFAPPDLVVMPLGFPGVAIEIHGGSHLKPLIVEEKEDERIWFDKRYYMPIGLIKEIEERTKLRIFKRIFI; this comes from the exons ATGTTCAGAAGGAAACCTGAATGCAGGGGATGGCGATGGCTCTCCATTAATCCAATCGCTGCTCgttccttctccttctctctctccgaAGTTCTTTCATTCGCTCCACCGGACCTTGTGGTGATGCCGTTAGGGTTCCCAGG GGTTGCGATTGAAATTCATGGCGGTTCACATTTGAAACCCTTGATTGTTGAGGAGAAAGAAGATGAaag AATTTGGTTCGATAAAAGGTATTACATGCCAATTGGATTGATTAAAGAG ATTGAAGAGAGGACGAAGTTGAGGATTTTCAAAAGGATCTTCATTTGA
- the LOC131149489 gene encoding uncharacterized protein LOC131149489 isoform X2 has product MFRRKPECRGWRWLSINPIAARSFSFSLSEVLSFAPPDLVVMPLGFPGVAIEIHGGSHLKPLIVEEKEDERIWFDKRYYMPIGLIKEILSQPCTR; this is encoded by the exons ATGTTCAGAAGGAAACCTGAATGCAGGGGATGGCGATGGCTCTCCATTAATCCAATCGCTGCTCgttccttctccttctctctctccgaAGTTCTTTCATTCGCTCCACCGGACCTTGTGGTGATGCCGTTAGGGTTCCCAGG GGTTGCGATTGAAATTCATGGCGGTTCACATTTGAAACCCTTGATTGTTGAGGAGAAAGAAGATGAaag AATTTGGTTCGATAAAAGGTATTACATGCCAATTGGATTGATTAAAGAG ATATTGAGTCAACCTTGCACAAGATGA